From Anoplopoma fimbria isolate UVic2021 breed Golden Eagle Sablefish chromosome 11, Afim_UVic_2022, whole genome shotgun sequence, one genomic window encodes:
- the rasd2a gene encoding GTP-binding protein Rhes codes for MEVNATEKIYLPVGGILEMFNSLTGHHEPDITQSVLQRAPLTPVPQHPRVSNISKTSMGIIKTVKGRLKQQDQKVASPSRSSSSGNRQVSTDRLPKRSVDLLELGLAKRRNCLRIVVLGAPKVGKTNILRGFLGKDFEEHYEPTTEDFHRKLFHIGGEAYQIDLLDAASERDFPAKRRLSILTGDTFLLVFSLDDRESFNEVCVRLNEIKAARAKLLNLKHPARVPVVICGNKADLTSPRAVRLSEVTEILGEDVAYFETSAKDGTGMDAAFRALATLGGLPGETNPSRHQIVSILSYQSMCIGQRGRRGSRGLGEPCAALDPLARRPSFTSDLRLVLRSSTKHNKPERCQIQ; via the exons ATGGAGGTGAACGCAACTGAGAAGATTTACCTTCCCGTTGGTGGCATCCTCGAAATGTTCAACTCCCTCACCGGGCATCACGAACCAGACATCACGCAGTCAGTCCTCCAGAGAGCACCTCTCACCCCAGTACCGCAGCACCCAAGAGTCTCAAACATATCGAAGACGAGCATGGGCATCATCAAAACGGTTAAAGGGCGCTTAAAACAACAAGATCAAAAAGTGGCTTCCCCAAGTAGATCTTCCAGTTCTGGCAATAGGCAGGTTTCGACCGATCGACTCCCCAAAAGGTCCGTGGATCTGCTGGAGTTGGGACTGGCCAAGCGCAGGAACTGTCTCAGGATAGTTGTGCTTGGCGCACCCAAAGTAGGTAAAACCAACATCCTCAGGGGGTTCCTGGGTAAAGACTTTGAGGAGCACTACGAACCCACAACCGAGGATTTCCACAGAAAACTGTTCCACATAGGAGGGGAGGCATATCAGATCGATCTTCTGGACGCCGCTAGTGAGAGGGACTTCCCTGCTAAACGGAGGTTATCCATACTGACAG gtgacACCTTCCTGCTTGTGTTCAGTTTGGATGACAGAGAGTCCTTCAATGAAGTCTGCGTGCGGCTCAACGAGATAAAGGCCGCCAGGGCAAAGTTACTGAATTTAAAACATCCCGCGAGAGTACCAGTCGTGATATGCGGAAATAAAGCCGACCTGACGTCACCGAGGGCCGTCAGACTGTCGGAGGTGACCGAGATACTCGGCGAGGATGTCGCGTACTTCGAAACCTCTGCTAAAGACGGCACCGGGATGGATGCTGCGTTCAGGGCCCTCGCCACTCTGGGCGGACTGCCGGGCGAGACGAATCCGTCGCGCCACCAGATCGTATCCATCCTCAGCTACCAGTCGATGTGCATCGGCCAGCGAGGCAGGAGAGGGAGTCGGGGGCTCGGCGAGCCCTGCGCCGCCCTGGACCCACTGGCGCGCCGCCCGAGCTTCACCAGCGACCTGCGGCTGGTGCTGAGATCAAgcaccaaacacaacaaacccGAGAGGTGTCAGATTCAATGA